In Palaemon carinicauda isolate YSFRI2023 chromosome 18, ASM3689809v2, whole genome shotgun sequence, a genomic segment contains:
- the LOC137658047 gene encoding uncharacterized protein: MESPTKRQKVLSSIERTCIICSKQTSETYLTKARDDQTISTLVDAARIRNFDPILTLEKHEYGEKLFYHRDCRSKFTHKKTLQQLNKEPDSEPQCSNERRSSRCPATTSRVLGHICIFCERESKYMPGSNTRETLFQSRELRSDETIRRVAQNKLDHRILAITARDLVAAEAHYHKSCYRKYTRGEKEKTPVASDKDDEAYQAAEQQSYGVLFQYVRDTLFPKPTVLRMTELSVKLVGYIQTCGINNVKPHTKKHLRQRLECEFKESLHFVHDDKGKLLVYPDNLPLDQVVVAMVKAEEQMLELKYSENIDNIIKLSANHLRGQIKKIKTKPWPPYPAELNSDYTELPKSLEMFLKILLHGETEELTMKIERVVHSIDQDCIYAVSRGNVIPAKHILLPWGVKSLTGNVELIKMLNRLGHGISYSKLEETDTALCLQKQRKEADQGIVLPSSFHPHIPTSLAFRQH; this comes from the coding sequence ATGGAATCACCAACAAAAAGACAAAAAGTGCTATCATCAATAGAGAGGACTTGCATTATTTGTTCTAAACAAACTTctgaaacatatttgacaaaggccagagATGACCAGACTATTAGTACGTTAGTCGACGCAGCCAGGATAAGGAATTTTGATCCTATCTTAACTCTCGAAAAACATGAGTATGGTGAAAAGCTGTTCTACCATAGAGACTGTAGGTCGAAGTTcacacacaagaaaacacttcagcaGTTGAACAAAGAACCCGACTCTGAGCCACAATGTTCAAACGAAAGGAGATCCTCCCGTTGTCCAGCAACAACATCTCGTGTCCTAGGCCATATCTGCATCTTCTGTGAGAGAGAAAGCAAATATATGCCTGGTTCAAATACCAGAGAGACACTATTCCAATCCAGGGAACTCAGGTCAGATGAAACAATTCGGAGAGTGGCTCAGAACAAACTTGACCATAGAATACTGGCAATCACAGCCAGAGATTTGGTTGCTGCCGAGGCCCATTACCATAAATCATGTTATCGTAAGTACACccggggagagaaagagaaaacaccagTGGCTTCTGACAAAGATGATGAAGCTTATCAAGCAGCAGAACAGCAGTCTTACGGTGTACTATTCCAGTATGTGAGAGACACATTATTTCCAAAACCAACAGTCCTAAGAATGACAGAGCTTAGTGTAAAGTTAGTCGGCTACATACAGACATGTGGCATCAATAATGTAAAACCTCATACTAAGAAACACCTTCGTCAGAGACTAGAATGTGAATTCAAGGAGTCGCTTCATTTCGTCCATGATGACAAAGGAAAACTTCTGGTATATCCAGATAATCTTCCCTTAGACCAAGTAGTGGTAGCCATGGTGAAGGCTGAAGAACAAATGCTTGAACTAAAATACTCCGAAAATATTGACAACATTATCAAACTTTCTGCAAACCACTTGAGAGGGCAGATTAAGAAGATCAAAACAAAGCCTTGGCCTCCATATCCTGCTGAACTGAATTCTGATTATACCGAACTACCAAAATCTCTAGAGATGTTCCTAAAGATTCTGCTTCATGGTGAGACAGAAGAATTAACTATGAAAATAGAACGCGTTGTCCATTCGATAGACCAGGATTGTATTTATGCTGTCAGCAGAGGGAATGTCATTCCTGCCAAACACATATTGCTGCCTTGGGGTGTAAAATCACTCACAGGAAATGTTGAACTTATCAAGATGCTCAATCGCCTTGGTCATGGAATTTCCTATTCGAAGCTGGAAGAGACAGATACTGCACTCTGTCTTCAGAAGCAAAGGAAAGAAGCAGACCAAGGCATAGTCCTCCCATCATCTTTTCATCCTCATATTCCTACTTCACTTGCTTTTCGACAACATTGA